A window of the Xiashengella succiniciproducens genome harbors these coding sequences:
- a CDS encoding metal ABC transporter permease: MNDFFSLFQYTFFQNALIASLLTSILAAMIGTYIVARKNVFISGGITHASFGGIGIAYYLGLNPFLGAAVFAVLTGTGIEWISNKGKVREDSAIAILWSLGMALGIIFVFLTPGYAPNLMSFLFGSILSVGQADIYMILILTAISALLFTVYYRPILYTAFDPEFSKINGLKANFYRYLMAALVSLAIVVSIRTMGIILLLSLFTIPQATSMIFTHNFRKIIGLSAIFGIIGSFAGLYVAHAMDIPSGAAIIFILTIQYLLIKGIELVLMQIKEGR; encoded by the coding sequence ATGAACGACTTCTTCAGTCTCTTTCAATATACCTTCTTTCAGAATGCCCTGATAGCTTCCCTGCTGACCAGCATCCTGGCAGCAATGATAGGAACTTACATAGTGGCAAGAAAGAATGTCTTTATAAGCGGAGGTATCACTCACGCCTCCTTCGGTGGTATAGGAATAGCCTATTACCTTGGTCTGAACCCCTTCCTGGGAGCTGCAGTCTTTGCAGTGCTGACCGGTACAGGTATCGAGTGGATATCCAATAAGGGCAAGGTCAGGGAAGACAGCGCCATTGCAATACTTTGGTCACTTGGAATGGCCCTGGGCATCATTTTCGTGTTTCTGACTCCCGGATATGCACCCAACCTGATGAGCTTCCTCTTTGGCAGCATATTATCTGTTGGGCAGGCTGATATCTACATGATACTTATACTTACAGCCATATCTGCACTTCTTTTTACGGTCTATTACAGGCCGATACTTTACACAGCCTTTGACCCTGAGTTTTCAAAGATCAACGGTCTAAAGGCCAACTTTTACAGATACCTGATGGCCGCATTGGTTTCCCTTGCAATAGTCGTAAGTATCAGAACCATGGGCATAATCCTGCTGCTGAGTCTTTTCACAATACCCCAGGCCACATCAATGATATTCACACACAACTTCAGGAAGATTATCGGACTGTCTGCTATTTTCGGAATCATTGGTTCCTTTGCCGGACTGTATGTAGCTCATGCAATGGATATACCCTCGGGGGCTGCAATAATATTTATACTCACAATTCAGTACCTTCTAATTAAGGGGATAGAACTGGTTCTTATGCAGATAAAGGAAGGCCGGTAA
- a CDS encoding metal ABC transporter solute-binding protein, Zn/Mn family, with amino-acid sequence MQKIIHATQLLAIVAVITLAASCSGARGSDNTITVSILPQKYFVDVLSDSALKVNVMVPPGASHSTYSPTTRQFKDLSDSRLYIGIGHLGYETAWLDRLGELNKDMKLLNLSDYTELIAGDCDHDHEGEDEHAHGIDPHIWLSPKVITELLPLMRDALIESYPELKATIEANYSKLMAQIEETDAAMQATCENLSYRSFMIFHPALTYLARDYDLDQRVIEVDGKEPSPAYLASLIESAKQDSIKVIFIQQEYDVRNARTIAKEAGIDLVVIDPMKYDWVENINELNSIFQKYLNE; translated from the coding sequence ATGCAAAAGATCATACATGCTACTCAGTTACTGGCTATTGTCGCAGTCATCACTCTCGCTGCTTCCTGCTCAGGAGCTAGGGGTTCTGACAATACCATAACAGTGAGTATACTACCGCAGAAATACTTTGTGGACGTCCTAAGCGATAGTGCCCTTAAGGTCAATGTGATGGTGCCTCCCGGAGCCAGCCACTCCACCTATTCTCCAACTACGCGCCAGTTTAAAGACCTGTCCGACTCCCGACTCTATATAGGTATTGGACACCTGGGGTATGAGACTGCATGGCTGGACAGGCTCGGTGAACTGAATAAGGATATGAAACTGCTCAACCTATCGGATTATACCGAACTAATAGCTGGGGATTGTGACCATGATCATGAAGGGGAGGATGAGCATGCTCACGGTATAGATCCACATATCTGGCTGTCTCCAAAGGTAATTACCGAACTGCTTCCTCTGATGCGGGATGCGCTTATTGAAAGCTATCCTGAACTCAAGGCAACTATAGAAGCTAACTATAGCAAACTGATGGCACAAATAGAAGAGACCGATGCAGCAATGCAAGCTACCTGTGAAAACCTGAGCTACAGGAGTTTTATGATTTTCCACCCTGCGCTGACCTACCTGGCAAGGGACTACGACCTTGACCAAAGAGTCATCGAAGTGGATGGCAAGGAGCCCTCTCCGGCCTACCTGGCTTCACTGATTGAAAGTGCTAAGCAGGATTCGATAAAGGTAATTTTTATACAACAGGAATACGATGTCAGAAATGCCAGAACTATTGCCAAAGAAGCTGGTATCGATCTGGTTGTAATCGATCCAATGAAGTACGACTGGGTAGAAAACATTAACGAACTCAACAGCATCTTTCAAAAATACCTGAATGAATAA
- the rplU gene encoding 50S ribosomal protein L21 yields the protein MYAIVTIAGQQFKVEKDRKIFVHRLAAEEGSSVEFDEVLLVEDESGIKVGAPTLQGAKVTAKVLSHLKGEKVIVFKKKRRKTYQKMNGHRQYLSQIQIEGIQVG from the coding sequence ATGTACGCAATTGTAACCATTGCTGGTCAGCAGTTTAAGGTAGAGAAAGATCGCAAGATCTTTGTACATCGTTTGGCTGCCGAAGAAGGTTCTTCAGTAGAATTCGACGAAGTACTTCTGGTTGAAGATGAAAGTGGTATTAAGGTAGGTGCACCGACTTTGCAGGGAGCTAAAGTAACTGCTAAGGTTCTTTCACATTTAAAGGGCGAGAAGGTGATCGTCTTCAAGAAGAAAAGACGTAAAACCTATCAGAAGATGAATGGTCATCGTCAATATCTGAGTCAAATTCAGATTGAAGGTATTCAGGTTGGATAA
- a CDS encoding metal ABC transporter ATP-binding protein, translated as MNKPIAELENISAGYQGETVLSDVNLKIYPEDFIGVIGPNGGGKTTMVKVLLGILRPYKGRILFPSGKITIGYLPQASQIDRSFPITVEELVQSGIKSLNPLWPRISKEQKKKCLELINQTGLAEYAKRPIGQLSGGQLQRAFLCRALINEPQLLILDEPNTYVDKNFEDELYKWLKVLNGHMAILLVSHDVGTISSMVKTIACVNHQVHYHHSNEVDEGVLKCYNAPLKVVTHKQPENLIKP; from the coding sequence ATGAATAAGCCAATAGCAGAATTGGAAAACATAAGCGCGGGTTACCAGGGTGAGACCGTACTGAGCGACGTAAACCTGAAGATCTACCCCGAAGATTTTATCGGGGTAATAGGTCCCAATGGCGGTGGCAAAACTACCATGGTAAAAGTGCTACTTGGAATACTCCGGCCTTACAAGGGACGGATCCTCTTTCCTTCGGGCAAGATAACCATTGGATATCTGCCCCAGGCCTCGCAGATAGACCGTAGCTTTCCGATAACAGTCGAGGAACTGGTTCAATCGGGTATCAAATCCCTTAATCCCTTATGGCCAAGAATTAGCAAAGAACAAAAGAAAAAGTGTCTGGAACTTATAAACCAAACCGGTTTAGCTGAATATGCAAAGAGGCCCATAGGACAGTTGTCAGGTGGTCAGTTGCAGAGGGCCTTCCTCTGCAGGGCATTAATCAACGAACCACAGCTGCTGATACTGGATGAGCCCAACACCTATGTGGACAAGAATTTTGAAGATGAATTGTACAAATGGCTAAAAGTGCTAAATGGGCACATGGCCATCCTATTGGTTTCTCACGATGTAGGCACCATCTCATCGATGGTAAAGACCATTGCCTGTGTCAACCACCAGGTTCACTACCACCATTCCAACGAGGTTGATGAAGGGGTCTTGAAGTGTTATAATGCCCCACTCAAAGTAGTAACACATAAACAACCGGAAAACCTGATCAAACCATGA
- a CDS encoding ATP-binding protein, translating to MRKKLSFALGKKVLLTTLVGVLAVIALNYYAGMAFDRITGNVDRLSRPNERLTQVNILFRRVSRLNNLQQKEAAEGRRTPSREYLREETSVRESIDTLKLLFLGDSIQEARLISIEELLRRSRAVFREYMSLQYQQSRNQDLKSLLSGTKDDIRRADSLINTIVQTHKTTTTTTVSIDTIQPQRTSFIKRLFGGSPEKESSTVMKDETKVEQAVEVKIDTLGLYLADRVFAEIGNSLDSVQAARIQEATILQTHQFRLMNVNNNLIRQLISVINDLEQEEISRLHSETQSAFKTASDTLTALIVISLIFLVVSVLLVLVIMSDITKSNRYRKQLEAAHEAARREAINKQKFLSNMSHEIRTPLQAIYGYAEQAKLGGRDHVDLEAVYHPASHLLRVVDEVLDYAKVTSGALTFASEPFKVTEELEKVRGSLRSLAEKKNIELQCDLADGADVVLLGDAFRLRQVVFNLAGNAIKFTEKGYVRISAEVSELDEAFLLKLSVDDTGIGIAPEQLSHLFLEFSQAIPEVSSQYGGTGLGLSIVKAIVEQQGGHIEVDSKPGEGSTFTVFIPYQGYIEASDGAVQNTVVSVGQHTVWMADDDPLIQKLASAIFEKHGIEHRTFNNGSELLKAFDGSKPDLIFLDMRMPEMSGLEVHNRIRDRVGHSVKVYALTAQVLPHEKEEMEERGFDGIIGKPFREADLIAVMADVELPYKELNTSSIEKMAGDDRELILSILESVRDESLKDIELIRKAYESRSADDFMLVVHRLAGRAGQCGASDFSALLRGVELQIGEKGEYPSDKEFSRLINDGRGFISSLEHRIGDFTSKQE from the coding sequence ATGAGGAAAAAATTATCATTTGCTCTCGGAAAGAAGGTCTTGCTTACCACTCTGGTCGGGGTACTTGCCGTCATAGCTCTTAATTACTATGCAGGTATGGCTTTTGACCGGATTACAGGTAATGTGGATCGTCTGTCCCGTCCTAATGAGCGCCTTACTCAGGTTAATATCCTGTTCAGGCGGGTCTCAAGGCTCAACAACCTCCAGCAGAAGGAGGCTGCTGAGGGGAGGCGTACCCCCTCGAGAGAGTATCTCAGAGAGGAAACTTCTGTCAGGGAGAGCATTGATACACTCAAACTTTTGTTTTTAGGTGATAGCATACAGGAGGCTCGCCTTATTAGTATTGAGGAGTTGCTAAGGCGGAGCAGGGCTGTGTTTAGGGAATATATGAGCTTGCAATACCAGCAAAGCCGGAACCAGGATCTGAAATCGTTATTGTCGGGTACCAAAGATGATATCCGAAGAGCTGACTCACTTATTAATACCATAGTACAGACACATAAGACCACCACTACTACTACGGTCTCGATTGATACCATTCAGCCCCAGCGCACCAGTTTTATTAAGCGTCTGTTTGGCGGCAGTCCTGAAAAGGAGAGCAGTACCGTGATGAAAGATGAGACCAAGGTGGAACAAGCTGTGGAGGTTAAGATTGATACACTGGGTCTGTATTTGGCTGACAGGGTCTTTGCCGAGATAGGCAACTCACTTGACAGCGTTCAGGCTGCACGTATCCAGGAGGCCACAATACTGCAGACTCACCAGTTCCGGCTGATGAATGTCAATAATAACCTGATTCGTCAGCTTATTTCTGTCATAAACGATCTGGAGCAGGAGGAAATCTCTCGCCTGCATAGTGAGACGCAGTCTGCATTCAAGACGGCATCCGACACCCTTACTGCACTCATTGTTATTTCTCTGATATTCTTAGTAGTCAGCGTGTTGCTGGTGCTTGTTATCATGTCGGACATAACAAAAAGCAACAGGTACAGGAAGCAATTGGAGGCAGCCCATGAAGCCGCCCGCAGGGAGGCTATCAATAAGCAGAAGTTCCTTTCAAATATGAGTCATGAGATTAGAACTCCGCTGCAGGCTATATATGGATATGCAGAACAGGCAAAACTGGGTGGTAGGGATCATGTGGATCTTGAGGCTGTTTATCATCCGGCATCCCACCTGTTAAGGGTTGTTGATGAGGTGCTCGATTATGCGAAGGTTACCTCTGGGGCATTGACTTTTGCCAGCGAGCCGTTCAAGGTAACTGAGGAGCTTGAAAAGGTACGTGGCAGCCTTCGTTCTCTTGCTGAAAAGAAAAATATCGAGCTGCAATGTGACCTTGCAGACGGAGCTGATGTAGTCCTGCTTGGCGATGCATTCAGGCTGCGCCAGGTTGTTTTCAACCTGGCAGGGAATGCTATTAAATTTACCGAAAAGGGGTATGTGAGAATTAGTGCAGAGGTTAGCGAACTGGATGAAGCCTTTTTGCTTAAGCTATCGGTTGATGATACAGGTATTGGTATAGCACCAGAGCAGTTGTCTCACCTGTTTTTAGAGTTTTCACAGGCCATTCCTGAGGTATCATCACAGTATGGAGGAACAGGTCTTGGACTTAGTATTGTCAAGGCTATAGTTGAGCAGCAGGGAGGGCATATTGAGGTAGATAGTAAACCGGGAGAAGGCAGTACTTTTACCGTATTTATTCCATACCAGGGGTATATTGAGGCGTCTGACGGGGCTGTGCAAAATACTGTTGTTTCAGTTGGGCAACACACAGTCTGGATGGCTGATGATGACCCTCTGATACAGAAGCTGGCCTCTGCAATTTTTGAAAAGCATGGCATTGAACATAGGACATTCAACAATGGTAGTGAACTGCTCAAGGCCTTTGACGGGAGCAAGCCCGATCTTATTTTTCTGGATATGCGAATGCCGGAGATGAGTGGTCTTGAGGTACATAACAGGATCCGTGACCGCGTGGGACATAGTGTAAAGGTTTACGCACTTACAGCGCAGGTGCTGCCTCATGAGAAAGAAGAGATGGAGGAGAGGGGTTTCGATGGTATTATTGGCAAGCCTTTCAGAGAGGCAGATCTGATAGCTGTTATGGCTGACGTGGAGCTTCCCTATAAGGAGTTAAATACCAGTTCCATAGAAAAGATGGCCGGAGATGACAGGGAGCTGATACTAAGTATCCTTGAGTCGGTCAGAGATGAGAGTCTGAAAGATATTGAGCTTATTCGTAAGGCTTATGAAAGTCGGTCGGCTGATGATTTCATGCTGGTGGTTCACCGCCTGGCAGGCCGCGCTGGTCAGTGTGGTGCATCAGATTTCTCAGCCCTTCTTAGAGGTGTGGAATTACAAATAGGAGAAAAGGGAGAATATCCCAGTGATAAGGAATTTTCCAGGTTGATAAATGATGGTAGAGGATTTATCTCATCGCTTGAGCACAGGATCGGAGACTTTACCAGTAAGCAGGAATAA
- the ruvC gene encoding crossover junction endodeoxyribonuclease RuvC, with amino-acid sequence MQKQPTEKIILGIDPGTAIMGYGILLVRNNKPSMVAMGVLELKKYSDHYLKLQKIFDRVIQLIDSYHPDELAIEAPFFGKNVQSMLKLGRAQGVAMAAALSRSVPIFEYAPLRIKQAITGRGSASKEQVAMMLKQLLKLTEEPEYLDATDGLAAAVCHFLQSNVPAAASGVKSWKEFIGKNPGRIRK; translated from the coding sequence ATGCAAAAGCAGCCGACAGAAAAGATAATCCTGGGCATAGATCCCGGAACAGCCATCATGGGTTACGGCATATTGCTGGTACGCAACAACAAGCCCTCAATGGTTGCCATGGGAGTACTGGAACTAAAAAAGTATAGCGACCATTATCTTAAGCTGCAGAAGATCTTCGATAGGGTGATTCAGCTTATTGACAGCTATCATCCTGACGAATTAGCAATAGAGGCTCCATTCTTTGGTAAGAACGTGCAGTCAATGCTCAAACTGGGACGTGCTCAGGGAGTTGCAATGGCTGCGGCCCTGTCAAGGTCGGTACCTATCTTCGAATACGCCCCCCTAAGGATAAAGCAGGCCATCACAGGTCGCGGTAGTGCATCCAAGGAACAGGTTGCAATGATGCTCAAGCAGTTGCTCAAGCTCACGGAAGAACCTGAATATCTCGATGCAACTGACGGCCTTGCGGCTGCAGTCTGCCACTTTCTGCAAAGCAATGTACCTGCCGCTGCTTCCGGTGTTAAGTCATGGAAGGAGTTTATCGGCAAAAATCCAGGCAGGATCAGAAAGTAG
- a CDS encoding Fur family transcriptional regulator has product MVAKISEIDSLIRSKGLNATDIRRKVVELLYAPGTALTQKEIEEELEKAFGTVDRVTLYRTIKALTEKDIIHQISIDSHTIKHKLVREHVANEHPHFHCSMCDKLICMPQLNIDENMLPGGFRIESSSVLIEGVCSICNRTQH; this is encoded by the coding sequence ATGGTTGCAAAAATCTCAGAGATTGATTCCCTTATCAGATCCAAAGGTCTTAACGCTACAGATATCAGGCGTAAGGTTGTGGAATTGCTCTATGCTCCGGGCACTGCACTTACTCAGAAGGAAATCGAAGAGGAGCTTGAGAAGGCGTTTGGAACTGTGGATAGGGTTACTCTTTACAGAACAATCAAGGCTCTGACAGAGAAGGATATTATTCACCAGATTAGTATTGACTCACATACTATTAAGCATAAGCTGGTGCGTGAACACGTTGCAAATGAGCATCCACACTTCCACTGCTCCATGTGCGACAAGCTGATCTGTATGCCACAGCTTAATATAGATGAGAATATGCTCCCCGGAGGATTCCGGATCGAATCAAGCAGTGTACTAATAGAGGGTGTATGCTCTATTTGCAACCGCACACAACACTAG
- a CDS encoding HIT family protein: MASIFTRIVKGEIPCYQIAEDERYFAFLDINPLAKGHTLVIPKREIDYIFDIDDDTLAGMIVFAKKVAHAIEASVSCKRIGVAVLGLEVPHAHIHLVPLQTEADISFSKPKLQLSKEEMEKIAETIRSNF; the protein is encoded by the coding sequence ATGGCATCTATTTTCACAAGAATCGTAAAGGGTGAGATCCCCTGTTACCAGATTGCTGAAGACGAAAGGTATTTTGCCTTTCTGGATATAAACCCGCTTGCAAAGGGACATACTCTTGTTATACCCAAGAGGGAAATCGACTATATCTTCGATATCGATGATGATACCCTTGCCGGAATGATTGTCTTTGCAAAGAAAGTGGCTCATGCTATTGAGGCCAGCGTTTCATGCAAGAGAATTGGTGTGGCAGTACTTGGACTCGAAGTGCCCCATGCTCATATCCACCTTGTACCCCTTCAGACTGAGGCTGACATCAGCTTTTCAAAGCCCAAGCTACAGCTGAGCAAGGAAGAAATGGAAAAGATTGCTGAAACAATAAGAAGCAATTTCTAG
- the rpmA gene encoding 50S ribosomal protein L27, with protein sequence MAHKKGVGSSKNGRESESKRLGVKIFGGQFAKAGNILVRQRGTQHHPGDNVGIGKDHTLFALVDGKVVFRKRKDNRSYVSVEPVAAE encoded by the coding sequence ATGGCACATAAAAAAGGTGTAGGTAGTTCCAAGAACGGTCGTGAATCAGAAAGCAAGCGACTTGGTGTAAAGATATTTGGCGGACAATTTGCCAAGGCTGGTAATATCCTTGTTCGTCAACGTGGTACTCAGCACCATCCTGGTGATAACGTAGGTATTGGTAAGGACCATACCCTGTTTGCACTGGTTGATGGTAAGGTAGTTTTCCGTAAGAGAAAAGACAATCGTTCATACGTTTCGGTTGAGCCCGTTGCAGCCGAATAA
- a CDS encoding sigma-54-dependent transcriptional regulator yields the protein MKKLLIVEDDIAFARILEAFLKKKEYEVASTSTLKDASKYIQKQSFDLFLLDYRLPDGTGLDLLQEVRESNPGAPVIIMTGFHDVRTVVKAMKMGASDYITKPVNPDELLMVLEQQLKKSATTPASAPAGARKDTDYIVGTSNKSRKLHEFINLVAPTDMTVIVQGESGTGKEYVARAIHNASKRASRPFVPIDCGVLSRELAAGELFGYVKGAFTGALTDKKGQFESASGGTLFLDEIGNLSYEVQIKLLRALQEKVIQPVGSDRLIPVDFRLIVATNDNLHDSVQKGEFREDLYHRLNEFKVTVPPLRERENDIELFISHFIGEANRDLSRTVKHIAPDALQLLKEYQWPGNLRELRNTIRRMVLLSTDDTATRAALPEEMLSALSGSSVTKPVGNDLKAIQEMTEKQQIEKVLREVNGNKSKAAKILNIDRKTLYNKMERYGIS from the coding sequence ATGAAAAAACTGCTTATTGTAGAAGATGATATTGCCTTTGCAAGGATACTTGAAGCCTTCCTGAAAAAGAAGGAATATGAGGTTGCATCAACATCTACCTTAAAGGATGCTTCCAAATACATACAAAAGCAGAGCTTCGATCTCTTCCTTCTCGACTACCGCCTTCCTGACGGTACGGGTCTAGACCTGCTTCAGGAAGTTAGAGAAAGTAATCCTGGCGCTCCGGTTATTATAATGACTGGCTTCCATGATGTCAGAACCGTGGTAAAGGCCATGAAGATGGGCGCCTCAGACTATATCACAAAACCGGTCAACCCCGATGAACTGCTGATGGTTCTCGAGCAACAGCTAAAAAAGTCAGCAACGACTCCCGCTTCTGCTCCTGCAGGAGCCAGAAAGGATACTGATTATATTGTAGGGACCAGCAATAAATCGCGTAAACTACACGAATTCATCAACCTGGTTGCCCCTACCGACATGACTGTTATTGTACAGGGGGAAAGTGGTACAGGTAAGGAGTATGTTGCCCGAGCCATCCACAACGCCAGCAAAAGAGCCTCCAGACCCTTTGTACCTATTGACTGTGGAGTGTTGTCAAGGGAACTGGCTGCCGGTGAACTGTTTGGTTATGTCAAGGGAGCCTTTACAGGGGCACTAACAGATAAGAAAGGACAATTTGAAAGTGCTTCTGGTGGTACTCTCTTCCTCGATGAGATAGGCAACCTGAGCTATGAGGTACAGATAAAACTACTCAGGGCCTTGCAGGAAAAGGTAATCCAGCCCGTGGGTAGTGACAGGTTGATACCTGTGGATTTCAGACTGATTGTTGCCACCAACGACAACCTGCATGACAGCGTCCAAAAGGGTGAATTCAGGGAAGACCTCTATCACCGCCTCAATGAGTTTAAGGTCACTGTTCCACCTCTCAGAGAGCGTGAGAATGATATAGAACTCTTTATCTCGCACTTTATAGGGGAAGCCAACCGCGACCTGTCCCGCACTGTAAAACATATTGCACCCGATGCCCTTCAACTTCTCAAGGAATACCAGTGGCCAGGCAACCTTAGGGAACTTCGTAACACTATCCGAAGGATGGTGCTGCTTTCCACAGACGACACTGCCACACGTGCAGCTCTGCCTGAGGAAATGTTGAGTGCCCTCTCCGGATCTTCAGTTACAAAACCGGTAGGCAACGACCTTAAGGCAATTCAGGAAATGACCGAAAAGCAACAGATTGAAAAGGTGCTGAGGGAAGTCAATGGAAATAAATCAAAGGCTGCGAAGATCCTGAACATTGACCGCAAAACCCTTTATAACAAGATGGAGAGATACGGAATAAGCTAG
- the pheS gene encoding phenylalanine--tRNA ligase subunit alpha, with amino-acid sequence MLQQIEELISEIKNLKASNAEEAEALRIKYLGRKGLIPALFDDFKNVPAENKKAVGMALNTLKNEAQRVITELKEAHEAGASSASGADLTLPGTSFPIGSRHPLSLVRNQIVEIFSRLGFSVAEGPEIEDDWHVFTALNFPLEHPARDMQDTFFITKDPDILLRTHTSSVQVRVMEKTQPPIRSIFPGRVFRNEAISARAHCIFHQVEGLYIDENVSFADLKQTLLYFAKEFFGENVEIRLRPSYFPFTEPSAEMDVSCSICGGKGCGVCKHTGWLEIMGCGMVDPNVLENCGIDSKKYTGFAFGMGIERIAMLKYQIKDIRLFFENDVRFLEQFKSAIH; translated from the coding sequence ATGTTACAACAGATAGAAGAACTTATTTCAGAAATTAAAAATCTGAAAGCTTCAAATGCAGAAGAGGCAGAAGCACTAAGAATCAAGTATCTTGGAAGAAAGGGCTTGATTCCTGCACTTTTCGATGATTTCAAAAACGTGCCTGCCGAAAACAAAAAGGCAGTCGGCATGGCCCTCAACACCCTCAAAAATGAGGCACAAAGGGTAATCACAGAGCTTAAGGAAGCGCACGAAGCGGGAGCTTCGTCCGCATCAGGTGCTGACCTGACTTTGCCGGGAACATCCTTCCCCATTGGCAGCCGTCACCCACTTTCACTTGTTCGCAATCAGATTGTAGAAATATTTTCACGCCTTGGATTTAGCGTTGCTGAAGGTCCCGAGATTGAAGATGACTGGCACGTGTTTACAGCCCTGAACTTCCCGCTTGAGCACCCTGCAAGGGATATGCAGGACACCTTCTTTATAACTAAGGATCCCGACATTCTGCTTCGCACTCATACCTCATCAGTACAGGTAAGGGTAATGGAAAAGACCCAGCCCCCGATCAGATCAATCTTTCCGGGCAGGGTATTTCGGAATGAGGCTATTTCGGCACGTGCACACTGTATCTTCCATCAGGTGGAAGGTCTGTACATCGACGAGAACGTATCCTTTGCTGATTTGAAGCAGACCCTGCTTTACTTTGCCAAGGAGTTCTTTGGTGAAAATGTTGAGATCAGGCTTCGTCCCTCATATTTCCCATTTACCGAACCATCGGCTGAGATGGACGTAAGCTGCTCAATATGCGGTGGCAAAGGTTGCGGAGTATGCAAGCATACAGGATGGCTTGAAATCATGGGCTGTGGTATGGTTGACCCCAACGTACTTGAAAACTGCGGCATCGACAGCAAGAAATATACAGGCTTTGCCTTTGGTATGGGTATCGAAAGAATTGCAATGCTAAAATATCAGATAAAAGATATCAGGCTGTTCTTCGAAAACGACGTACGCTTCCTCGAACAGTTCAAGTCCGCTATCCATTAA
- the serS gene encoding serine--tRNA ligase, with translation MLTLKLLQENKTEVIERLRIKNFDATALVDRIIELDNKRKATQTESDNLQAEMNRLSKSIGQLMKNKELAEAEAAKARTAGLKDEIKELTTTLDSIEKELQQLLVQLPNLPHQSVPAGKGAEDNVIVREGGKKPELKDALPHWELARKYDIIDFELGVKLTGAGFPVYKGKGARLQRALISFFLNEAEAAGYLEVQPPLMVNEDSGYGTGQLPDKEGQMYHVGLDNLYLIPTAEVPVTNIYRDVILNGDQFPIKNCAYSACFRREAGSYGKDVRGLNRLHQFDKVEIVQVARPDDSYKVLEEMVKHVQGLVDKLELPWRIVKLCGGDMSFTSALTYDFEVFSAAQERWLEVSSVSNFESFQANRLKLRYREDSNSKPQLAHTLNGSALALPRIVAALLENNQTEDGIRIPKVLVPYCGFDIIK, from the coding sequence ATGCTCACACTCAAATTGTTGCAGGAGAATAAGACAGAGGTTATTGAGCGCCTCAGAATCAAGAACTTTGATGCCACTGCTCTGGTAGATAGGATTATCGAACTGGACAACAAGCGTAAGGCCACCCAGACTGAATCAGATAATCTTCAGGCCGAGATGAATCGCCTGTCCAAGTCAATAGGGCAGTTGATGAAGAATAAGGAGCTTGCTGAGGCTGAAGCTGCAAAGGCACGTACAGCCGGTTTGAAGGATGAAATCAAAGAGCTTACCACAACTCTCGATTCGATTGAGAAGGAGCTGCAGCAATTGCTGGTTCAGTTGCCCAACCTGCCTCATCAATCAGTTCCGGCAGGTAAAGGTGCCGAAGATAATGTAATAGTCCGCGAGGGTGGGAAGAAGCCTGAGCTTAAGGATGCATTGCCTCACTGGGAACTTGCCAGGAAGTATGATATAATAGACTTCGAACTAGGTGTTAAGCTTACAGGAGCCGGCTTCCCTGTCTATAAGGGCAAGGGTGCCAGGCTGCAAAGGGCTTTGATAAGTTTCTTTCTTAACGAGGCTGAGGCTGCAGGCTATCTTGAGGTACAGCCACCGCTGATGGTAAATGAGGATTCAGGTTATGGTACAGGTCAGCTTCCCGATAAGGAAGGTCAGATGTATCATGTCGGTCTGGATAATCTTTATCTGATACCTACCGCTGAGGTTCCTGTCACCAATATTTACAGGGACGTTATTCTCAACGGAGACCAGTTTCCGATTAAGAACTGTGCTTACTCTGCCTGCTTCCGTCGTGAAGCCGGTTCCTATGGCAAGGATGTAAGAGGACTTAACCGTCTGCACCAGTTTGACAAGGTTGAGATAGTTCAGGTGGCCAGACCGGATGACTCATACAAGGTACTCGAAGAAATGGTCAAGCATGTTCAGGGTCTTGTTGACAAACTTGAACTCCCATGGCGTATTGTAAAGCTTTGTGGTGGAGATATGAGCTTTACTTCAGCTCTTACTTACGACTTTGAGGTTTTCTCTGCTGCCCAGGAACGTTGGTTGGAGGTCAGTTCTGTTAGTAACTTCGAAAGCTTCCAGGCCAACAGGCTTAAGCTGAGATACAGGGAAGACAGCAATTCAAAGCCGCAATTGGCGCATACCCTCAATGGAAGTGCTCTGGCACTTCCACGTATAGTGGCCGCCTTGCTTGAAAACAACCAAACAGAGGATGGTATCAGGATACCTAAGGTTTTGGTACCCTACTGTGGTTTTGATATAATAAAATAA